Proteins encoded in a region of the Labeo rohita strain BAU-BD-2019 chromosome 22, IGBB_LRoh.1.0, whole genome shotgun sequence genome:
- the LOC127154051 gene encoding mucin-3B-like, which translates to MDYCLLLLIATSAVLEKTWCLNNSLSANNTDDNNITTINPLSTTVTEPNSDTTISSLHTTETTTNSITTISPLSTTVTEPNSITTISPLHTTVTEPNSITTISPLHTTVTEPNSITTISPLHTTETTTNSITTVSPLNKTVIVPNSNTTISPLNTTVTVPSLVCQNGGILLQGQCICNENWTGAVCNISNSCPEQKPTPFTFPKTVLGQFASSKEQCEPNTTNAGMHRASALCNRNTHLFDPPNILNCSWTLDTINAQVSGATVEEKQNLASSTQILTSIPERLTPHNITNAAQIASALLSDQQTAHITDITVSVVATVSQLLNASREIFSSVNNTAISELTQTLQEVSLHEEPNPLLVQPNMAVQTLKEQANQQSRSNKCN; encoded by the exons CTGTTTTGGAGAAGACTTGGTGTCTAAATAATTCATTGAGCGCCAACAACACAGACGACAACAATATCACAACAATCAACCCCCTCTCCACAACAGTGACCGAACCGAACAGCGACACAACAATCAGCTCCCTCCACACAACAGAGACCACAACGAACAGCATCACAACAATCAGCCCCCTCTCCACAACAGTGACTGAACCGAACAGCATCACAACAATCAGCCCCCTCCACACAACAGTGACCGAACCAAACAGCATCACAACAATCAGCCCCCTCCACACAACAGTGACCGAACCGAACAGCATCACAACAATCAGCCCCCTCCACACAACAGAGACCACAACGAACAGCATCACAACAGTCAGCCCCCTCAACAAAACAGTGATTGTACCGAACAGCAACACAACAATCAGCCCCCTCAACACAACAGTGACCGTACCAAGTCTGGTGTGTCAAAACGGGGGTATCTTACTACAAGGGCAATGCATCTGCAATGAAAATTGGACTGGAGCTGTCTGCAACATTT caaattcCTGCCCTGAACAAAAGCCCACACCATTCACCTTTCCTAAAACTGTCTTAGGCCAGTTTGCTTCCTCTAAAGAGCAATGTGAACCAAACACAACAAATG CTGGCATGCACCGGGCTTCAGCCCTCTGTAATAGAAATACTCACTTATTTGATCCTCCAAATATTCTAAATTGTAGTTGGACACTGGACACCATTAATGCACAG GTTTCTGGAGCTACTGTggaagaaaaacagaatttagccTCCAGTACCCAGATCCTCACATCCATACCAGAACGGCTAACACCCCACAACATCACAAATGCAGCTCAAATAGCCAGTGCCCTGCTCTCTGACCAACAAACTGCACATATTACG GATATCACAGTATCAGTAGTCGCTACAGTCAGTCAGCTCCTGAACGCAAGTCGTGAGATATTCTCTTCTGTCAACAATACTGCAATTTCTGA ACTAACACAGACTCTACAGGAAGTGTCTCTGCATGAGGAACCAAATCCATTGTTGGTGCAACCGAATATGGCAGTGCAGACACTGAAGGAGCAGGCCAATCAACAAAGCCGATCCAACAAGTGCAATTAA